From the genome of Papaver somniferum cultivar HN1 chromosome 2, ASM357369v1, whole genome shotgun sequence, one region includes:
- the LOC113348521 gene encoding uncharacterized protein LOC113348521 isoform X3 has translation MTTPTDRLSQAPVEGLSVFSQDARPLGRDPVKALTREEIDKAHSYVLNSCVEVQPYFSKYREELKVGSGVKLSGRQQKDFAQWLKQHLMTLRHQESEEATNELFSLACGPHSMRSYPCCVINGVCFWVRRDKRHKAPNPGLHIVREHEGEVVELFGYATNVIELVYKLGHRVVLFSTEWFNTSPNENFIQKEGNLVNICVNFKWYHDDAFVLANEATQVFYLDDQKWRPNWRLVQGLQDTVLLNIKPTDDIKRISTEPQRSTSMSSTTSSRKETRKEQVNELVKTLEAELENERALTVSQKAELDSRCALTQVQKAELESQRALTLSQKVELESQRALTLSQKAELESQRALSKSQQTELESQRLLTRCQQAELESTRRVVQGQNQLLQDQQQLLKDQQERLKHFEDLVMNLHKSSDQSGHAFGMPGAGMDLTETIARMSTYKRKRV, from the exons ATGACAACACCCACTGACAGACTAAGCCAGGCGCCTGTGGAAGGGCTCTCAGTTTTTTCTCAGGATGCTCGTCCACTTGGCCGAGACCCTGTTAAAGCGTTGACAAGAGAAGAGATTGATAAAGCTCATTCGTATGTCTTGAATAGTTGTGTTGAAGTTCAGCCATACTTCTC TAAATACCGCGAAGAACTGAAAGTTGGAAGTGGTGTTAAATTATCTGGAAGGCAACAAAAAGACTTTGCACAATGGCTTAAACAACAT CTGATGACTTTGCGGCATCAAGAATCAGAAGAAGCCACAAATGAATTGTTCTCACTGGCTTGTGGACCTCACTCTATGAGGTCATACCCATGCTGTGTTATTAACGGGGTTTGTTTTTGGGTCAGACGGGATAAGCGGCATAAAGCTCCAAATCCTGGATTGCATATAGTTAGAGAACATGAAGGTGAAGTGGTCGAGTTGTTTGGTTATGCAACCAATGTAATTGAGTTGGTCTATAAACTTGGGCATCGAGTTGTATTATTTAGCACTGAATGGTTCAACACAAGTCCTAATGAGAATTTTATTCAAAAGGAAGGTAATTTAGTAAACATATGTGTGAACTTTAAGTGGTACCATGACGATGCTTTTGTTCTTGCAAATGAAGCAACACAAGTGTTCTACCTCGACGACCAAAAGTGGAGACCAAATTGGAGATTGGTTCAGGGACTGCAAGATACAGTTTTGCTGAACATCAAGCCTACTGATGATATCAAG AGAATAAGCACCGAACCGCAGCGTAGTACATCTATgtcatcgacgacatcatcacgtaaagaaacaaggaaggagcAGGTGAATGAATTGGTTAAGACTCTAGAAGCAGAGCTAGAGAATGAACGTGCATTGACGGTAAGTCAGAAGGCTGAACTCGATAGTCGATGTGCATTAACCCAGGTTCAGAAGGCTGAACTCGAGAGCCAACGTGCATTAACCCTGAGCCAAAAGGTTGAACTCGAGAGCCAACGAGCACTGACCCTGAGTCAGAAGGCTGAACTCGAGAGTCAGAGAGCATTGAGCAAGAGTCAGCAAACAGAACTCGAGAGTCAACGTTTATTAACTCGGTGTCAACAGGCTGAACTTGAGAGCACACGGAGAGTTGTTCAGGGCCAAAATCAGCTCcttcaggatcagcagcaacTTCTTAAAGATCAACAAGAACGCCTGAAACATTTTGAAGACTTGGTAATGAATCTACACAAAAGTAGTGATCAGTCAGGACATGCCTTTGGTATGCCTGGGGCTGGGATGGATCTTACAGAAACTATTGCCAGAATGAGCACCTATAAACGGAAGAGAGTTTAA
- the LOC113353748 gene encoding GDSL esterase/lipase At4g26790-like: MAAKFTPSCFPLISQFILLLLNIQITRAKVPAVIVFGDSSVDTGNNNGIQTILKSNFKPYGRDFQGGQATGRFCNGRVPSDFISEAFGCKPFVPAYLDPNYGINDFAVGVDFASAGTGYDNATAAVMSVIPLWQELEYYKEYQQKLRASTGDVKANEIISEALYLLSLGTNDFLENYYMPLSNRSRQYTIEEYQNFLIGIAENFITELYKLGARKISLGGLCPIGCLPLERSRNMFSGSGCNEDYNKIARDFNGKLSGLTDKLNQQLSGIRLVLSNPYDIFFEMMMKPSQFGFESAAVACCATGIFEMGYLCDASNPFTCKDANKYLFWDAFHPTERTNYIVADHLVKTVLAQFL; this comes from the exons atGGCAGCCAAATTTACACCATCCTGCTTCCCACTTATATCTCAATTCATATTACTACTACTGAATATTCAGATAACCAGAGCAAAAGTTCCGGCTGTTATCGTATTCGGCGACTCCTCAGTAGATACCGGAAACAACAACGGAATTCAAACGATTCTCAAGAGTAATTTCAAACCCTATGGCCGTGATTTCCAAGGTGGTCAAGCTACTGGTAGATTCTGCAATGGTCGTGTTCCATCTGATTTTATATCCGAGGCATTTGGCTGTAAACCATTCGTACCCGCATATTTGGATCCAAATTACGGTATAAATGATTTCGCTGTCGGAGTAGATTTTGCCTCCGCTGGAACAGGTTATGATAATGCGACAGCGGCCGTCATG TCTGTGATACCTCTATGGCAAGAACTGGAATATTACAAGGAGTATCAGCAGAAGCTTAGAGCGTCCACCGGTGACGTAAAGGCGAACGAGATAATCAGTGAAGCGTTATATCTACTGAGTCTTGGAACAAATGATTTCCTGGAAAACTATTACATGCCGCTGTCGAATCGATCAAGGCAATATACAATAGAAGAGTATCAGAATTTTCTTATCGGAATTGCTGAAAATTTCATTACGGAATTATATAAACTCGGAGCAAGAAAGATATCTCTTGGTGGGTTATGTCCAATTGGGTGTTTGCCATTAGAAAGAAGTAGAAATATGTTTAGCGGAAGTGGGTGCAATGAAGATTATAATAAAATTGCTAGAGATTTTAATGGAAAGCTAAGTGGATTGACTGACAAACTGAATCAACAGCTATCTGGGATTAGATTGGTTCTTTCAAATCCATATGATATATTCTTCGAGATGATGATGAAACCTTCACAGTTTG GATTTGAGAGTGCGGCGGTGGCATGTTGTGCAACGGGGATTTTCGAAATGGGGTATCTGTGTGATGCAAGCAACCCTTTTACTTGCAAAGACGCCAACAAATATTTGTTTTGGGATGCTTTCCACCCAACCGAAAGGACAAATTACATTGTTGCCGATCATCTTGTAAAGACTGTTCTGGCTCAGTTTCTGTAA
- the LOC113348521 gene encoding uncharacterized protein LOC113348521 isoform X1, with protein MTTPTDRLSQAPVEGLSVFSQDARPLGRDPVKALTREEIDKAHSYVLNSCVEVQPYFSKYREELKVGSGVKLSGRQQKDFAQWLKQHLMTLRHQESEEATNELFSLACGPHSMRSYPCCVINGVCFWVRRDKRHKAPNPGLHIVREHEGEVVELFGYATNVIELVYKLGHRVVLFSTEWFNTSPNENFIQKEGNLVNICVNFKWYHDDAFVLANEATQVFYLDDQKWRPNWRLVQGLQDTVLLNIKPTDDIKNESNKNSAAVAQIPDNISDSEHEQRISTEPQRSTSMSSTTSSRKETRKEQVNELVKTLEAELENERALTVSQKAELDSRCALTQVQKAELESQRALTLSQKVELESQRALTLSQKAELESQRALSKSQQTELESQRLLTRCQQAELESTRRVVQGQNQLLQDQQQLLKDQQERLKHFEDLVMNLHKSSDQSGHAFGMPGAGMDLTETIARMSTYKRKRV; from the exons ATGACAACACCCACTGACAGACTAAGCCAGGCGCCTGTGGAAGGGCTCTCAGTTTTTTCTCAGGATGCTCGTCCACTTGGCCGAGACCCTGTTAAAGCGTTGACAAGAGAAGAGATTGATAAAGCTCATTCGTATGTCTTGAATAGTTGTGTTGAAGTTCAGCCATACTTCTC TAAATACCGCGAAGAACTGAAAGTTGGAAGTGGTGTTAAATTATCTGGAAGGCAACAAAAAGACTTTGCACAATGGCTTAAACAACAT CTGATGACTTTGCGGCATCAAGAATCAGAAGAAGCCACAAATGAATTGTTCTCACTGGCTTGTGGACCTCACTCTATGAGGTCATACCCATGCTGTGTTATTAACGGGGTTTGTTTTTGGGTCAGACGGGATAAGCGGCATAAAGCTCCAAATCCTGGATTGCATATAGTTAGAGAACATGAAGGTGAAGTGGTCGAGTTGTTTGGTTATGCAACCAATGTAATTGAGTTGGTCTATAAACTTGGGCATCGAGTTGTATTATTTAGCACTGAATGGTTCAACACAAGTCCTAATGAGAATTTTATTCAAAAGGAAGGTAATTTAGTAAACATATGTGTGAACTTTAAGTGGTACCATGACGATGCTTTTGTTCTTGCAAATGAAGCAACACAAGTGTTCTACCTCGACGACCAAAAGTGGAGACCAAATTGGAGATTGGTTCAGGGACTGCAAGATACAGTTTTGCTGAACATCAAGCCTACTGATGATATCAAG AATGAATCTAACAAAAACTCTGCAGCAGTAGCACAAATTCCAGATAACATCTCTGATAGTGAACACGAG CAGAGAATAAGCACCGAACCGCAGCGTAGTACATCTATgtcatcgacgacatcatcacgtaaagaaacaaggaaggagcAGGTGAATGAATTGGTTAAGACTCTAGAAGCAGAGCTAGAGAATGAACGTGCATTGACGGTAAGTCAGAAGGCTGAACTCGATAGTCGATGTGCATTAACCCAGGTTCAGAAGGCTGAACTCGAGAGCCAACGTGCATTAACCCTGAGCCAAAAGGTTGAACTCGAGAGCCAACGAGCACTGACCCTGAGTCAGAAGGCTGAACTCGAGAGTCAGAGAGCATTGAGCAAGAGTCAGCAAACAGAACTCGAGAGTCAACGTTTATTAACTCGGTGTCAACAGGCTGAACTTGAGAGCACACGGAGAGTTGTTCAGGGCCAAAATCAGCTCcttcaggatcagcagcaacTTCTTAAAGATCAACAAGAACGCCTGAAACATTTTGAAGACTTGGTAATGAATCTACACAAAAGTAGTGATCAGTCAGGACATGCCTTTGGTATGCCTGGGGCTGGGATGGATCTTACAGAAACTATTGCCAGAATGAGCACCTATAAACGGAAGAGAGTTTAA
- the LOC113348521 gene encoding uncharacterized protein LOC113348521 isoform X2, producing MTTPTDRLSQAPVEGLSVFSQDARPLGRDPVKALTREEIDKAHSYVLNSCVEVQPYFSKYREELKVGSGVKLSGRQQKDFAQWLKQHLMTLRHQESEEATNELFSLACGPHSMRSYPCCVINGVCFWVRRDKRHKAPNPGLHIVREHEGEVVELFGYATNVIELVYKLGHRVVLFSTEWFNTSPNENFIQKEGNLVNICVNFKWYHDDAFVLANEATQVFYLDDQKWRPNWRLVQGLQDTVLLNIKPTDDIKNESNKNSAAVAQIPDNISDSEHERISTEPQRSTSMSSTTSSRKETRKEQVNELVKTLEAELENERALTVSQKAELDSRCALTQVQKAELESQRALTLSQKVELESQRALTLSQKAELESQRALSKSQQTELESQRLLTRCQQAELESTRRVVQGQNQLLQDQQQLLKDQQERLKHFEDLVMNLHKSSDQSGHAFGMPGAGMDLTETIARMSTYKRKRV from the exons ATGACAACACCCACTGACAGACTAAGCCAGGCGCCTGTGGAAGGGCTCTCAGTTTTTTCTCAGGATGCTCGTCCACTTGGCCGAGACCCTGTTAAAGCGTTGACAAGAGAAGAGATTGATAAAGCTCATTCGTATGTCTTGAATAGTTGTGTTGAAGTTCAGCCATACTTCTC TAAATACCGCGAAGAACTGAAAGTTGGAAGTGGTGTTAAATTATCTGGAAGGCAACAAAAAGACTTTGCACAATGGCTTAAACAACAT CTGATGACTTTGCGGCATCAAGAATCAGAAGAAGCCACAAATGAATTGTTCTCACTGGCTTGTGGACCTCACTCTATGAGGTCATACCCATGCTGTGTTATTAACGGGGTTTGTTTTTGGGTCAGACGGGATAAGCGGCATAAAGCTCCAAATCCTGGATTGCATATAGTTAGAGAACATGAAGGTGAAGTGGTCGAGTTGTTTGGTTATGCAACCAATGTAATTGAGTTGGTCTATAAACTTGGGCATCGAGTTGTATTATTTAGCACTGAATGGTTCAACACAAGTCCTAATGAGAATTTTATTCAAAAGGAAGGTAATTTAGTAAACATATGTGTGAACTTTAAGTGGTACCATGACGATGCTTTTGTTCTTGCAAATGAAGCAACACAAGTGTTCTACCTCGACGACCAAAAGTGGAGACCAAATTGGAGATTGGTTCAGGGACTGCAAGATACAGTTTTGCTGAACATCAAGCCTACTGATGATATCAAG AATGAATCTAACAAAAACTCTGCAGCAGTAGCACAAATTCCAGATAACATCTCTGATAGTGAACACGAG AGAATAAGCACCGAACCGCAGCGTAGTACATCTATgtcatcgacgacatcatcacgtaaagaaacaaggaaggagcAGGTGAATGAATTGGTTAAGACTCTAGAAGCAGAGCTAGAGAATGAACGTGCATTGACGGTAAGTCAGAAGGCTGAACTCGATAGTCGATGTGCATTAACCCAGGTTCAGAAGGCTGAACTCGAGAGCCAACGTGCATTAACCCTGAGCCAAAAGGTTGAACTCGAGAGCCAACGAGCACTGACCCTGAGTCAGAAGGCTGAACTCGAGAGTCAGAGAGCATTGAGCAAGAGTCAGCAAACAGAACTCGAGAGTCAACGTTTATTAACTCGGTGTCAACAGGCTGAACTTGAGAGCACACGGAGAGTTGTTCAGGGCCAAAATCAGCTCcttcaggatcagcagcaacTTCTTAAAGATCAACAAGAACGCCTGAAACATTTTGAAGACTTGGTAATGAATCTACACAAAAGTAGTGATCAGTCAGGACATGCCTTTGGTATGCCTGGGGCTGGGATGGATCTTACAGAAACTATTGCCAGAATGAGCACCTATAAACGGAAGAGAGTTTAA